In the Flavobacterium pallidum genome, one interval contains:
- a CDS encoding DUF262 domain-containing protein: MSNFIYSVAEVFDSKSGFLSQNKKTHYNIPEYQRGYKWSENEVTTLLDDIFKFQGKQNEFYCLQNITLVNKSDSYFNVVDGQQRLTTLYIILSFLGEKELIRDKLSYPQDSIRSKTFEFQTTYILDRVLDVYRMSWDEFNTQTNGEFNYQDIFYLCSTCRTVNGWFEDKEDEYPSFKKEKFSTKILENVKFIVNNLKDTDEEKVFGNVNSKRIPLDGSDLIRAILITKVAKFKFGHDDTDQKLQIKINEERVRIGWELDELNNWWSNKETKSYFSSFITQQSKGDIKFDSEQYPINNLYYLFAQTKGKSLEIQFIEGQLDIITTYLEIIKLHNTLTDWYNDKYIYHFLGYIFNQLKKDASFKEIYKLWNQEDKTRQKFIDELKGIIREGILGKFEEKTHGNYHDFYKDKFKEFFPTSEDPAEFLDQKDWYDEALSQKELIKILLLLDIIHVTKQQGSNLKLPAIAFHRLDRDIEHIFPKTPKSKNASDFRSYIEFINKYRVENESDRFNIEKFEEKFAQDSFRNKIEKFVEKFTDDVDTNSIGNLVLLDSSVNRSIQNNPYSKKRLRLIQESNEGNFIHPHTFNVFVRAFQDESSIQSLDLEHWTNVDVENSFKSIKEIIFNYLL; this comes from the coding sequence ATGAGTAATTTTATCTATAGTGTGGCAGAAGTATTTGATAGTAAGTCAGGATTCTTATCTCAGAATAAAAAGACCCACTATAATATTCCAGAGTATCAGCGTGGATATAAATGGTCTGAAAACGAAGTGACAACTTTATTAGATGACATTTTTAAATTTCAGGGCAAACAGAACGAATTTTATTGTCTACAAAATATTACGTTAGTAAATAAATCAGATAGCTATTTTAACGTAGTTGACGGCCAGCAACGTCTCACAACACTCTATATTATATTGTCATTTCTCGGAGAAAAAGAACTCATAAGAGATAAATTAAGCTATCCACAAGATTCAATAAGATCAAAAACTTTTGAATTTCAGACAACTTATATTTTGGACAGAGTTTTGGATGTATACCGTATGAGTTGGGACGAATTTAACACCCAAACTAATGGAGAGTTTAATTATCAGGATATATTTTACTTATGTTCAACATGCAGAACGGTAAATGGATGGTTTGAAGATAAAGAAGATGAATATCCTTCGTTTAAAAAAGAAAAATTCTCAACTAAAATACTGGAAAATGTAAAGTTCATAGTGAATAACCTCAAAGACACTGACGAAGAGAAAGTATTTGGAAATGTTAATTCAAAGAGAATACCTTTAGATGGTTCTGACCTAATTCGCGCAATATTAATTACAAAAGTCGCGAAATTTAAATTTGGACATGACGACACTGATCAAAAGTTACAAATTAAAATCAATGAAGAGCGCGTTAGAATAGGCTGGGAACTTGATGAATTGAACAATTGGTGGAGCAACAAAGAAACTAAAAGTTATTTCAGCAGCTTTATAACTCAACAATCTAAAGGCGATATCAAATTTGATAGTGAGCAATATCCAATTAATAATTTATACTACTTGTTTGCACAGACAAAGGGGAAAAGCCTAGAAATTCAATTTATTGAAGGACAACTTGACATAATAACAACCTATTTGGAAATTATCAAGTTGCACAATACTTTGACAGATTGGTACAATGATAAATATATTTATCATTTCTTGGGATATATTTTTAATCAGTTAAAAAAAGATGCCTCTTTCAAAGAAATTTATAAGTTATGGAATCAAGAAGATAAAACCCGACAAAAGTTTATAGATGAATTAAAAGGCATTATTCGAGAAGGAATTCTCGGAAAGTTCGAGGAAAAAACTCATGGCAATTATCACGATTTTTATAAAGATAAATTTAAAGAGTTCTTTCCCACTAGTGAAGACCCAGCAGAGTTTCTAGATCAAAAAGACTGGTATGATGAAGCGCTTTCACAGAAAGAGTTGATAAAAATCCTTTTGTTGCTTGACATCATTCACGTCACAAAGCAGCAAGGGAGTAATCTAAAATTACCCGCCATTGCATTTCACAGATTAGACAGAGATATTGAGCATATTTTCCCAAAGACTCCAAAGAGCAAAAATGCATCTGATTTTAGATCTTACATAGAATTCATAAATAAATATAGAGTTGAAAATGAAAGTGACAGGTTTAATATCGAAAAGTTCGAGGAAAAATTTGCTCAAGACTCATTCAGGAACAAAATCGAAAAGTTCGTAGAAAAATTTACCGACGATGTGGATACAAATTCCATAGGTAATTTGGTTTTACTCGATTCGTCTGTAAATAGGAGTATTCAGAATAATCCATACTCGAAAAAAAGATTGAGGCTTATACAGGAAAGTAACGAAGGGAACTTCATCCACCCTCATACATTTAACGTGTTCGTGAGGGCATTTCAAGATGAGTCAAGTATCCAAAGTTTAGATCTGGAGCATTGGACTAACGTAGATGTAGAAAACAGTTTCAAATCAATCAAGGAAATAATATTTAACTATTTGTTGTAA
- a CDS encoding restriction endonuclease subunit S, protein MREYQEVELGGIMTTLKGNAFKSSLYVKEGTPIVRASNFTSDSISTDDLLYYSDDEAGKFHKYKLRHKDILIQTVGSWQSNPASIVGKVVRVPKQLENALLNQNIVKIVPLENVDSDFLFYRLKDESFKFYNLSTAQGAANQASITLGSIRKFKIALPNFDVQQKIGYILSQYDDLIENNLKRIKLLEELAQRTYEEWFVKFRVNGVQLEVGQNGLPEGWERKMLVDIAEISNGFAFKANQFNTDKKGMPIIRIRNIPNSNTNDFTTEKVNDKFLVKKGDLLVGMDGEFYINNWSGPKAFLVQRSCNIKAVDKFYHGYLSQAIVKPIKYFEATISGATVAHLGKKHLDTIEIVIPPKEIDNYINKFNDWLNLKINLGIENRLLKESRDILLPRLMSGKIEVQKVKEQLETLTIPIQKAKIKEASKEFKEAVLISVLTERFGSEKYPLGRKRYTKLSYLFHRHADNQIADYLRKAAGPYNPKTKYAGPEKIAHQNGYVVDHKNGNLTGFIAGQNIVVAKGYFEKYWSNDYMNWLESQFKYKSNDELELYATVDSTMIELYKNDLPVTVENVKGIIKKELEWKAKLEREIFSDGNIGRAIGFLPTIFNY, encoded by the coding sequence ATGAGAGAATATCAAGAAGTTGAGTTGGGGGGAATAATGACTACATTAAAAGGTAATGCTTTTAAAAGTAGTTTATACGTTAAAGAAGGAACACCTATTGTTAGAGCTTCAAATTTTACAAGTGATTCAATTTCTACTGATGATTTGTTATATTATTCTGATGATGAGGCAGGTAAATTTCATAAATATAAACTACGGCACAAAGACATTTTGATCCAAACTGTTGGTTCGTGGCAAAGCAATCCAGCATCAATTGTTGGTAAAGTTGTTAGAGTACCAAAACAACTAGAAAATGCATTGCTCAATCAGAATATTGTGAAAATTGTTCCCCTTGAAAACGTGGATAGCGATTTTTTGTTTTACAGGCTGAAAGATGAAAGCTTCAAGTTTTACAATTTAAGCACAGCTCAAGGAGCAGCAAATCAAGCAAGTATTACGTTAGGTTCAATCAGAAAATTTAAAATTGCCCTTCCTAATTTTGATGTTCAACAAAAAATAGGATATATACTGTCGCAATACGACGATCTAATAGAAAACAATTTGAAACGTATTAAGCTGCTTGAAGAATTGGCGCAGCGGACTTATGAGGAGTGGTTTGTGAAGTTTAGGGTGAATGGGGTGCAGTTGGAGGTTGGGCAGAATGGGTTGCCGGAGGGGTGGGAAAGGAAGATGCTTGTTGATATCGCTGAAATAAGCAATGGTTTTGCTTTTAAAGCAAATCAGTTCAACACAGATAAAAAGGGTATGCCAATAATACGTATTAGAAATATTCCAAATTCCAACACAAATGATTTCACAACAGAGAAAGTTAACGATAAATTTTTAGTAAAAAAGGGAGATTTATTAGTTGGTATGGACGGCGAGTTCTATATAAATAATTGGTCGGGGCCAAAAGCTTTTTTAGTTCAGCGTTCTTGCAATATAAAAGCAGTAGATAAATTTTATCACGGTTATCTTTCACAAGCAATCGTAAAGCCTATTAAGTATTTTGAGGCAACAATTTCAGGAGCTACGGTAGCACACTTAGGAAAAAAACACTTAGACACAATCGAAATAGTTATTCCACCAAAAGAAATCGACAATTATATCAATAAATTTAATGATTGGCTAAACTTGAAAATTAATCTTGGTATTGAAAACCGTCTTCTCAAAGAATCCCGAGATATTTTATTGCCGCGGTTGATGAGTGGGAAGATTGAAGTGCAGAAGGTCAAAGAACAGCTAGAAACATTAACTATTCCAATACAAAAAGCCAAAATAAAAGAAGCATCTAAAGAATTCAAAGAAGCAGTTTTAATATCAGTTTTAACTGAAAGATTTGGCAGTGAAAAGTATCCACTAGGCAGGAAACGTTATACGAAACTTTCTTATTTATTCCATCGCCATGCTGACAACCAGATAGCAGATTATCTGCGGAAAGCTGCGGGGCCTTACAATCCTAAAACAAAGTATGCCGGACCAGAAAAGATTGCACACCAAAATGGTTATGTGGTTGACCATAAAAATGGTAATCTGACGGGGTTTATTGCAGGTCAAAACATTGTTGTAGCAAAGGGTTACTTTGAAAAATATTGGAGCAATGATTATATGAACTGGCTGGAAAGCCAGTTTAAATATAAATCGAATGATGAATTGGAGTTATATGCTACTGTGGATAGTACGATGATTGAATTGTATAAAAATGATTTGCCTGTTACTGTAGAGAACGTAAAAGGAATTATTAAGAAGGAGCTGGAATGGAAGGCGAAGTTGGAAAGGGAAATTTTTAGTGATGGGAATATTGGGAGAGCGATTGGGTTTTTACCTACAATTTTTAATTATTAA
- a CDS encoding class I SAM-dependent DNA methyltransferase has translation MTQDQIKQLEKELWDAADSLRANSKLTAAEYKDPVLGLVLLRFAQNKYEEARPAVEANIPDGPRGKRAATKEDFLAAGAIMLPNEAKYEYLANLPEGADIAEAINNAMKTIETEYPDLQGNLPKNYQEFESDLLRDLIRVFNKDAVKKATGDVFGRIYEYFLMKFSMQGAGAQEGGEFFTPPSLVKLIVNFIQPDHGIIHDPACGSGGMFVQTGYFVKDHTSKGVNEAITCYGTEQKTNNTRLAKINLAIHGIEGKIIEANSFYSDPHYLFEKCDFVMANPPFNVNKVDKNRDFVKEDPRLPFGLPKSDNANYMWMQYFYSYLNATGRAGFVMASSATDAGHSEKLIRKQLIESGAVDCIVSISNNFFYTRSLPCHLWFYDKGKKPENKNKILMIDARNVFRKVSTTINDFSDDQLEGLTAIMQMYRGEKPEVAGNNEWFNERFPESQYTDIEGLCKIVTVEEVAENDYSLTPGRFVGVTLSLDEDFDYKTRLIEIQEELDVLNAEALVLSKTISENLKELI, from the coding sequence ATGACCCAAGACCAAATCAAGCAACTTGAAAAAGAACTATGGGATGCTGCCGATTCGCTAAGAGCAAACAGTAAGTTAACCGCTGCCGAATATAAAGACCCTGTATTGGGACTTGTTTTACTTCGCTTTGCACAGAATAAATATGAGGAAGCCAGACCGGCAGTTGAAGCCAATATCCCGGACGGGCCAAGAGGCAAACGTGCTGCAACCAAAGAAGATTTCCTTGCTGCCGGAGCCATCATGCTGCCTAATGAGGCAAAATATGAATACTTAGCCAACTTACCCGAGGGTGCAGATATCGCTGAGGCTATAAACAATGCGATGAAAACCATTGAAACGGAATATCCTGATTTACAGGGTAACCTTCCTAAGAATTACCAGGAATTTGAAAGTGACCTTTTGCGCGACCTGATTCGTGTATTTAATAAGGATGCGGTAAAAAAAGCTACAGGAGATGTCTTTGGAAGGATATATGAATATTTCCTGATGAAGTTTTCAATGCAGGGAGCGGGTGCACAGGAAGGTGGTGAGTTCTTTACGCCACCAAGCCTTGTGAAACTGATAGTAAACTTTATACAGCCTGACCATGGTATTATCCATGACCCGGCATGTGGCTCGGGCGGTATGTTTGTGCAGACAGGCTATTTTGTAAAAGACCATACGAGCAAAGGTGTGAATGAGGCGATTACCTGCTATGGTACCGAGCAGAAAACCAACAACACCCGACTTGCTAAAATTAACCTAGCAATTCACGGTATTGAGGGTAAAATCATTGAAGCGAACAGCTTTTACAGCGACCCGCACTACTTGTTTGAGAAGTGCGATTTCGTCATGGCGAACCCGCCGTTTAACGTAAATAAAGTGGACAAGAACAGGGATTTTGTGAAAGAAGATCCGCGATTGCCGTTTGGGTTGCCGAAGAGTGATAATGCGAACTATATGTGGATGCAGTATTTTTACAGTTACCTCAATGCTACAGGCCGTGCGGGATTTGTCATGGCGAGTTCTGCAACTGATGCCGGGCATAGTGAAAAACTGATCCGGAAGCAACTGATTGAAAGCGGCGCTGTGGATTGTATTGTCTCTATCTCGAATAATTTCTTTTATACGCGTTCACTGCCATGCCACTTATGGTTTTATGATAAGGGCAAAAAGCCGGAGAATAAGAATAAGATACTGATGATTGATGCACGTAATGTGTTCCGCAAAGTAAGTACGACAATTAATGATTTTAGTGATGACCAGCTGGAAGGTTTGACGGCAATCATGCAAATGTACCGCGGCGAGAAGCCGGAAGTTGCCGGGAATAATGAATGGTTTAATGAGCGCTTTCCTGAAAGCCAATATACGGACATTGAAGGGCTGTGCAAGATTGTAACTGTTGAAGAAGTGGCGGAGAATGATTACAGCCTGACGCCTGGGCGTTTTGTGGGGGTGACTTTGTCATTGGATGAGGATTTTGATTATAAAACACGGTTGATTGAAATACAGGAGGAATTGGATGTTTTGAATGCAGAGGCTTTGGTTTTGAGTAAGACTATTTCTGAAAATTTAAAGGAATTGATATGA
- a CDS encoding YqaE/Pmp3 family membrane protein, which produces MFGLKQLKSNPMTLIAIFFPFLSFLFRGRIITAVICLLLQITLIGWIPAAVWALISLQNARADKRTESLIRAVNEK; this is translated from the coding sequence ATGTTTGGGCTCAAACAATTAAAATCAAACCCAATGACATTAATAGCCATTTTTTTTCCTTTTTTATCTTTCCTTTTCAGGGGCAGGATTATTACTGCTGTTATTTGCCTATTACTTCAGATTACGCTCATTGGCTGGATTCCAGCTGCGGTGTGGGCTTTGATTTCTTTGCAGAATGCAAGGGCAGACAAAAGGACCGAAAGTTTGATCAGGGCAGTAAATGAGAAATGA
- a CDS encoding DUF3606 domain-containing protein, producing MEFSENDKAGYRGVIAVNLDNKEEVAHWMEHWDVTETQLREAVAGCDSNLVSAIAAYLKR from the coding sequence ATGGAATTCAGCGAAAACGACAAAGCAGGGTACAGGGGTGTCATTGCCGTAAACCTGGACAACAAGGAAGAAGTGGCGCATTGGATGGAGCACTGGGATGTTACCGAAACGCAACTGCGCGAAGCTGTAGCCGGTTGTGACAGCAACCTGGTCAGTGCGATTGCGGCTTACCTGAAGAGATAA
- a CDS encoding MATE family efflux transporter, whose protein sequence is MKQKKPFTGTLSNIFSIIKQSLKGETIDYTTGSIRLSVILLAIPMMLEMCMESVFALVDLYFVGHLENSSFAVQTVGLTESVLTIIYSLAIGISMAATAMVARRIGEKNPEAAARSGMQAILIAFCINIVISGLGVYFGTDILKLMGASAQAAEQGTPFIQIMTGGSIVIMLLFLINGIFRGAGNAAIAMKSLWIANISNIILCPIFINGLGPIPAFGLTGAAIATTLGRSIGVTYQLYHLFHGNSVLKVAFSYLKPDPEIIRSIVKIASPAVLQFVIASCSWIFLAQLVATTGGDHGSAGYQTAMRLMMFFLLPAWGMSNAAATLVGQNLGAKEIQRAEESVLKTAKYNVIYMLVVMLISLLGAEILVDFFTNDPLVRTYAVEAVRIIACGYVFYGIGMVMINAFNGAGDTWTPTIVNLIGFWLFQIPLAYLLAKYLEMGPRGVFIALPVAETGITIASFILFKRGKWKTVKV, encoded by the coding sequence ATGAAACAGAAAAAACCTTTCACCGGAACCCTGTCCAATATCTTTTCCATCATAAAACAATCGCTCAAAGGCGAAACCATTGACTATACTACCGGCAGTATCCGGCTGTCGGTAATCCTGCTCGCCATCCCGATGATGCTCGAAATGTGCATGGAATCGGTATTTGCATTGGTCGACCTGTATTTTGTGGGACATCTTGAAAACAGCAGCTTTGCAGTGCAGACGGTCGGGCTGACAGAATCCGTATTGACCATCATTTATTCGCTTGCCATCGGAATCAGCATGGCGGCAACGGCCATGGTCGCGCGCCGCATTGGCGAGAAAAACCCTGAAGCGGCAGCACGTTCGGGCATGCAGGCCATCCTGATTGCGTTTTGTATCAACATCGTCATCAGTGGCCTTGGCGTTTATTTTGGCACCGATATATTAAAACTCATGGGAGCCAGTGCCCAGGCTGCGGAACAAGGCACGCCCTTTATACAAATCATGACCGGAGGAAGCATCGTCATCATGCTGCTGTTCCTGATCAATGGGATTTTCCGAGGTGCTGGTAATGCTGCCATTGCGATGAAAAGCCTTTGGATTGCCAATATCAGCAACATTATCTTATGCCCGATATTCATTAATGGACTGGGACCGATTCCTGCATTCGGACTTACAGGTGCGGCGATCGCTACGACCCTTGGACGGAGCATCGGAGTAACATACCAGCTGTATCATTTGTTTCATGGTAACAGCGTACTCAAAGTCGCTTTTTCTTATCTGAAACCGGATCCCGAAATCATACGGTCGATTGTAAAAATTGCCTCTCCGGCGGTATTGCAGTTTGTCATAGCCTCGTGCAGCTGGATTTTCCTGGCACAGCTTGTCGCCACTACGGGCGGGGATCATGGTTCTGCGGGGTACCAGACGGCCATGCGCCTGATGATGTTCTTCCTGTTGCCGGCATGGGGCATGAGCAATGCTGCGGCTACGTTGGTCGGGCAGAACCTCGGCGCAAAGGAAATCCAGCGCGCTGAAGAATCGGTGCTGAAAACAGCTAAATACAATGTAATATACATGCTGGTTGTCATGCTGATATCTTTGCTTGGAGCAGAAATACTGGTTGATTTTTTTACCAACGATCCGCTCGTACGCACGTATGCAGTTGAAGCGGTGCGTATCATAGCCTGCGGGTATGTCTTTTACGGCATCGGGATGGTGATGATCAACGCTTTTAACGGAGCCGGCGATACCTGGACCCCTACGATCGTAAACCTGATAGGGTTTTGGCTGTTCCAGATTCCATTGGCCTATCTGTTGGCCAAATACTTAGAGATGGGGCCACGCGGGGTGTTCATTGCACTTCCTGTGGCAGAAACAGGTATTACGATAGCGAGCTTTATCCTGTTTAAGCGTGGAAAATGGAAGACGGTGAAGGTTTAA
- a CDS encoding pseudouridine synthase yields MGHHHYIIHKPYGYLSQFVYELKRKKKLLGELYDFAEGTMAIGRLDEDSEGLLLLTTDGMMSEIVRGRKVEKEYYAQVDGIITQAAVDELKNGVEIGFNGKKYITRKCEAHLLETPDLPARGQKIRDERHGPTSWVSITLKEGKFRQVRKMTAAVGFPTLRLVRVRIGNVHLNDLKSGEVMEVDDFSL; encoded by the coding sequence ATGGGCCATCATCATTACATCATCCATAAACCTTACGGGTATTTAAGCCAGTTTGTTTATGAACTCAAACGGAAGAAAAAGCTTTTAGGCGAATTGTATGATTTTGCTGAAGGCACGATGGCTATCGGGCGCCTCGACGAAGACTCCGAGGGTTTATTGCTATTGACAACGGACGGCATGATGAGTGAAATCGTGCGGGGCAGGAAAGTCGAAAAGGAATATTACGCCCAGGTGGATGGTATCATCACACAGGCCGCTGTCGACGAACTTAAGAACGGTGTCGAAATAGGCTTTAACGGCAAAAAATACATTACCCGAAAATGTGAAGCCCATCTGCTTGAAACGCCTGATTTACCTGCACGCGGCCAAAAAATCCGGGATGAGCGCCATGGCCCGACGAGCTGGGTATCGATTACATTGAAGGAAGGGAAGTTTCGTCAGGTAAGGAAAATGACGGCTGCGGTGGGGTTTCCAACCTTAAGGCTGGTACGGGTGCGTATCGGGAATGTGCATCTGAATGACCTGAAGTCAGGAGAAGTCATGGAAGTGGATGATTTTTCGCTTTAG
- a CDS encoding glycoside hydrolase family 30 protein, which yields MKLLKIALLALLLSLPVSAQKKKGTVVSSWITKPDRSALLQQQPALYFKNVKQKMQTIYVDEKTTFQTMDGFGYCLTGGSAQLIGKMGEKEQSELLRELFSDNLSSISISYLRVSIGASDLDDHVFSYDDLPEGATDPSLAKFSLDNDYRTGLIPLLKKIIAINPTIKIMGSPWSAPVWMKTNGKVKGGSLKPEFYETYANYFVKYIQAMQKVGIPIAAITIQNEPLHPGNTPSMYMEAKDQAIFIKKHLGPAFKSAGIKTKIILYDHNCDKPEYPISIMDDPEAKQYVDGSGFHLYGGEITAMTTVHNAHPDKNLYFTEQWNGGPEKFAEDLKSNVGNLVIGATRNWAKTVLQWNLAADPQYNPHTDDGGCTSCLGAITIDGNHVTRNIAYYTMAHAASYVETGSKRIQSNIVGDLQNVAFITPNGRKVLIVLNTGNTTQQFFIKDSKRWGKAVTASLEAGAVATYSW from the coding sequence ATGAAATTATTGAAGATTGCGCTGCTTGCGTTGCTGTTGTCCTTGCCGGTATCGGCACAAAAGAAAAAAGGGACAGTAGTGAGTTCCTGGATTACAAAACCGGACAGATCTGCCTTATTGCAGCAACAGCCTGCTTTATATTTTAAGAATGTAAAGCAAAAAATGCAGACCATTTATGTCGATGAAAAAACGACCTTCCAAACGATGGATGGTTTTGGCTATTGTTTGACTGGCGGTAGTGCGCAACTGATCGGTAAAATGGGCGAAAAGGAACAATCTGAGTTGCTCAGGGAATTATTCTCGGATAATTTAAGCAGTATTTCCATCAGTTACCTGCGCGTAAGCATCGGTGCTTCGGATCTAGATGACCATGTATTTTCGTATGATGATTTGCCTGAAGGTGCAACCGATCCGTCACTGGCTAAGTTCAGTTTAGACAATGATTACAGGACGGGATTGATTCCGCTGTTGAAGAAAATCATCGCCATCAATCCAACCATAAAAATCATGGGTTCGCCGTGGTCGGCACCGGTTTGGATGAAAACAAATGGCAAAGTCAAAGGAGGCAGCCTGAAACCGGAGTTTTACGAGACATACGCAAACTACTTCGTGAAATATATTCAAGCCATGCAGAAAGTTGGCATTCCCATTGCTGCAATTACGATACAAAATGAACCGCTGCATCCCGGCAATACGCCGAGCATGTACATGGAAGCCAAGGACCAGGCCATTTTCATAAAGAAACATTTGGGACCGGCATTTAAGAGCGCTGGCATTAAGACTAAAATTATCCTGTACGACCACAATTGCGACAAACCCGAATATCCGATTTCGATAATGGATGACCCTGAAGCAAAACAATATGTTGACGGCTCCGGTTTTCATTTGTATGGCGGTGAAATCACAGCAATGACAACTGTTCACAATGCCCATCCGGATAAAAACCTGTATTTCACGGAACAATGGAACGGCGGTCCTGAGAAGTTTGCCGAAGATTTAAAAAGCAATGTCGGAAACCTTGTCATCGGGGCCACGCGCAATTGGGCGAAAACCGTCCTGCAATGGAACCTTGCCGCCGACCCGCAATACAATCCGCATACCGACGATGGCGGTTGTACTTCGTGCCTCGGGGCCATTACAATTGATGGAAATCATGTGACACGCAATATTGCCTATTACACCATGGCGCACGCTGCCTCATATGTTGAGACAGGCTCAAAACGCATTCAGAGCAACATCGTCGGGGACTTACAAAATGTGGCATTTATTACGCCGAATGGCAGGAAAGTCCTGATTGTACTCAATACAGGCAATACGACACAGCAATTCTTTATCAAAGATTCAAAACGCTGGGGCAAGGCGGTCACGGCAAGTTTGGAAGCTGGTGCCGTTGCCACTTATTCATGGTAA
- a CDS encoding lipocalin family protein, producing the protein MKKMKFVLLAAAGCLVLACDDERTTGNHDITGTYNLTAFNAPRAVDYDEDGVSSINLMEESRCFDDSRITINRDGTYILEENFISIQGTISFCDARVTKGTWTRSENSLTTTSDLDNDIVVNHYVFKTGNGMSGNTMTMITPNTSFPVRDGSGNPQSSSGTVGVTYTENPDNSY; encoded by the coding sequence ATGAAAAAAATGAAATTTGTTTTGCTTGCCGCTGCCGGATGTTTAGTACTGGCATGTGATGATGAAAGGACCACCGGTAACCATGACATTACAGGAACCTACAATCTTACTGCGTTTAATGCCCCGAGGGCGGTAGACTATGATGAGGACGGTGTCAGTTCCATTAACCTGATGGAGGAAAGCAGGTGTTTTGATGATTCAAGGATCACGATTAACCGCGACGGCACCTACATACTGGAGGAGAATTTCATCAGTATACAAGGGACAATTTCGTTTTGCGATGCAAGGGTCACGAAGGGAACCTGGACAAGGTCAGAAAACTCGCTCACCACCACATCGGACCTGGACAATGATATCGTTGTAAATCATTATGTTTTTAAAACCGGGAACGGAATGTCGGGCAACACCATGACGATGATTACGCCGAACACGAGTTTTCCGGTCAGGGATGGTTCCGGAAATCCCCAATCGTCTTCGGGTACGGTGGGTGTGACCTATACCGAAAATCCAGACAACAGCTACTAG
- a CDS encoding transketolase codes for MKPDTQQLNNLSIQVRRDILRMVHAVNSGHPGGSLGCTEFFVALYQNLMDRKDTFDMDGIGEDIFFLSNGHISPVFYSVLARSGYFPVAELATFRHINSRLQGHPTTHEGLPGVRIASGSLGQGMSVAIGAAQAKKLNKCNHLVYSLHGDGELQEGQNWEAIMYASAKKVDNLIATIDLNGKQIDGSTDEVLAMGSVKAKFEAFDWEVLEITEGNNIEAIIKGMTEAKSKTGKGKPVCVLLHTEMGHGVDYMMHTHAWHGKAPNDAQLEAALSQNYSESESDY; via the coding sequence ATGAAGCCTGACACACAACAACTCAACAATTTAAGCATTCAGGTACGCAGGGATATTTTGCGTATGGTTCATGCCGTAAACTCAGGCCATCCGGGCGGTTCGCTGGGCTGTACCGAGTTTTTCGTAGCCCTTTACCAAAACCTGATGGACCGGAAAGACACCTTTGATATGGATGGTATCGGGGAAGATATCTTCTTCCTTTCCAACGGCCACATTTCACCGGTTTTTTACAGCGTATTGGCGCGCAGCGGATATTTTCCGGTTGCAGAACTGGCGACTTTCCGCCACATTAATTCCCGTCTTCAGGGACATCCGACGACACATGAAGGATTGCCGGGCGTACGCATCGCATCAGGCTCACTAGGGCAGGGGATGTCGGTAGCCATCGGAGCTGCACAGGCCAAGAAACTGAACAAATGCAATCATCTCGTTTATTCCCTGCACGGTGATGGGGAATTGCAGGAAGGACAGAATTGGGAAGCCATTATGTATGCTTCAGCAAAAAAAGTGGACAACCTGATCGCTACCATCGACCTTAACGGAAAGCAGATAGACGGTTCTACCGATGAGGTGTTGGCGATGGGTAGTGTAAAAGCCAAATTCGAAGCTTTCGACTGGGAAGTACTTGAAATCACTGAAGGAAACAACATCGAAGCCATTATCAAAGGCATGACCGAAGCCAAATCCAAAACCGGAAAAGGAAAACCGGTTTGTGTACTGTTGCACACTGAAATGGGCCACGGTGTCGATTACATGATGCACACCCACGCCTGGCATGGCAAAGCCCCGAATGATGCGCAGCTTGAAGCGGCATTAAGCCAGAATTACAGCGAAAGTGAAAGCGACTATTAA